The sequence below is a genomic window from Selenomonas ruminantium subsp. lactilytica TAM6421.
CAAGGCCAATATGCAGCAGCTGGAACGTAAGCTCAAGGAACTGGGCCCCGTCAATCCCAATGCCCTGGAGGAATTCGAGGAACTGCAGAAGCGCCATGACTTTATGGAGAAACAGGCAGGAGATCTGAATACGGCCAAGGAGGACTTGGAAAAGATCCTGGCCGATATGGATGAGGCCATGACCAAGCAGTTCAAGGAGGCCTTTGCCCAGATCCAGGTGTATTTCGGGGAGATCTTTGTGCGTCTCTTCGGTGGCGGCAAGGCCGAATTGCAGCTGACGGATAAGGACGATGTACTGAATGCCGGGGTGGATATCCTCGTGACACTGCCACAGAAGAAACGGCAGAACCTCTCGGCCCTGTCCGGCGGCGAGCGTGCGCTGACGGTTATCGCCCTGCTCTTTTCCTTCCTGCGCTATCGTCCGTCGCCATTTTCGGTATTGGACGAAATCGACGCGCCTTTGGATGAAGCCAATGTGGTGCGCTTTGGCAGCTTCCTCAAGGAATTTGCGGAGAACACCCAGTTTATCGTGGTCACCCATCGTAAGGGCACCATGGAAGCCGTGGATACCCTCTACGGCGTGACGATTGAAGATGCCGGCGTATCGAAGATTTTGTCGGTGAAGATAGACGAAGTAGAATAAGGAGTTTTGACTATGGGATTTTTTGACAAACTGAAAAAAGGCTTGAACAAGACACGGGAGAATCTGACCAACAAGATTGAGAAATTGGTCATCGGCTATGCGGATATCGACGAGGATTTTCTCGATGAGCTCGAAGAAACCTTGATTATGGCCGATGTGGGCGTGCAGACCACGGATAAGCTCATGACGGCGGTGCGCAAGGGCATCAAGAAGAAAGAAATCAATTCCCCTGAGGATCTGAAGCCCTTCCTGCAAAAGGAAATTGCCGAAATCCTCAATGCCGGTGAGGATACCACCCGCACGGCGGAGAACGGCCCTACGGTCATGCTGGTCATCGGCGTAAATGGCGCCGGTAAGACCACGACCATCGGCAAGTTGGCTTCCTATTACAGGGAGCAGGGCAAGAGCGTCATGCTGGCGGCTGCCGATACCTTCCGCGCTGCCGCTATCGACCAGCTGGAAGTCTGGGCACAGCGCAGCGGCGCCCAGCTCATCAAGCATGAGGAAGGCTCTGACCCGGCGGCTGTGGCCTATGATGCAGTAAAAGCTGCCGTGGCCCGCAAGATCGATATGCTGATCATCGACACGGCCGGCCGCCTGCAGAACAAGTCCAACCTCATGCAGGAGCTGGAGAAGATCAACCGCGTCATTGGCCGGGAAATCAAGGGGGCACCCCATGAGACACTGTTGGTGCTGGATGCCACTACAGGCCAGAATGCCATCAGCCAGGCCGAGCTCTTCACCAAGGCGGCGCCGATTTCCGGTGTGGTACTGACTAAGCTGGATGGCACGGCCAAGGGCGGTGTGGTCATCGGTATCAAGAGCCAGCTGTCCATGCCGGTGAAATGGATTGGCGTGGGCGAAGGCGTGGAGGATCTGCGTCCTTTCGTGGCGGAAGACTTTGCCAAGGCTTTGTTCGCCTAATCTTGTCCATTAGCGGTAATTATGCTATAATTGACGAGTGTGTAAAGATGTTAAGCAGTCCTCGTCCCGTGCAGGACGAGGATTTCTTGTGTGTGTCATTTCAATGGGAAAGAAAGGGGATTTCGTATGCGTGAATTGTTGGAACTCTTGGAGCATGATGCCCGTCGTCCGGTGGGCGAGCTGGCCTCCATGCTCAAGCGCAGTGAATATGAAGTGGAAAAGAACATCAAGGATTTGGAGAAGAACAAGATCATCCTTTCCTACAATACCTTGATCAACTGGGAAAAATTCGGTGACGACACGGTTACGGCCATCATTGAGATCAATCTGACGCCCCAGCGGGAAGTGGGCTTCGATGCCATTGCCGAGCGCATCTACCGTTTTGACGAAGTGCGCACGGTATATCTCATGAGCGGTAGCTTCGACCTGCTGGTCATCATCGAGGGCAAATCCCTGAATGACGTGGCCAACTTCGTGGCAACCCGCCTGGCTACCATCGAGGGCGTGACGGCTACCCGCAGCCACTTCATGCTGAAACCCTACAAAAAGGACGGCGTCATCATCAATGATGAGGAACGTGACCGCAGATTGGTGGTGTCCCCCTGATGGCTGATAAAATGAATTGGGAACAGCGCCTGTCCCCGGCTGTAAATGCCATTGCTCCGTCCGGCATCCGCAAGTTTTTCGATATTGCGGCCCAGATGGATGACGTGATTTCCCTGGGCGTAGGCGAGCCGGATTTTGTGACGCCCTGGTCCATCCGGGAAAGCTGCGTCTATGGTCTGGAACAGGGTTATACATCCTATACCGCCAACCGGGGTATGCCGGAGTTGCGGCAGGAAATCGTCAATCTCTACCAGCGTCGCTATAATACCGAATACGATGCCAATACGGATGTATTGGTGACGGTGGGCGTCAGTGAGGCTCTGGATATCGCCATGCGCGCCATTCTGGCCCCGGGGGATGAAGTGCTGATTCCCGAGCCCTGCTATGTGTCCTATCAGGCCTGCACGATCCTGGCGGGCGGCGTGCCCGTGGCTGTGCCGGCCAAGATTGAAAACGAATTCCGCATTACGCCGGAGGAGCTGGAACAGCATGTTACCGACAAGACCAAGGTGCTCCTGATTGGCTATCCCAACAATCCGACCGGTGCCATCATGACCCGCAAGGATTTGGAAGCCGTGGCGGATTTCGCTGAGAAGCATGATCTGATTGTCATCTCCGATGAAATCTACGGGGATCTGACCTACGGTGGTGAGGAACATGTCTGCTTCTCCTCCCTGCCCCGCATGAAGGACAGGACCATCCTGCTCAACGGTTTCTCCAAGGCCTATGCCATGACGGGCTGGCGCATCGGCTATGCCCTGGGCAATCCGGAAGTCATCGCCGCCATGACCAAGATCCATCAGTACACCATGCTCTGTGCGCCCATTACGGCTCAGGTAGCTGCTGTTGAGGCCCTGCGTCATGGTGAGAAGTACATGAAGAAGATGGTGGCAGAATACGATCGCCGCCGCCGTTTGATCTATGACGGCCTGACCAAGATGGGCTTGGAATGCTTCGAGCCGAAAGGCGCCTTCTACATCTTCCCGTCCATCAAGTCTACGGGCTATACCTCCGACGAGTTTGCCGAAAAGCTGCTGACGGCGGAACATGTGGCTCTGGTGCCCGGCAGTGCCTTCGGCCAGTGCGGCGAAGGCCATGTACGCTGCTCCTATGCTACGGCTATTGACAAGATTTCTGAAGCCCTTAACCGCATCGAGAATTTCCTGAAAAATCATCGTAAATAATAGATTGGCTATGAAAAAGTTTGCTTTTTCATAGCCTTTTGTGTTTATAGATAGACAAAATGTTACAATATGGTGCGATTTTCTTGACATAAAGCTGCTTAAATGATAATCTCTGAATATGTGAATGTTATCGAAGGAGGCTTTACTGTGAAGTTTTTTCCCGCGTTCAGTGATATAGAAAAGTTGAAATTGACTGGTCAGTTTGACATTGCACCGGTGAGCTGTGAGATCTTGGCGGATTTCATCACGCCCATGGAGGCACTGCGAATCTTAAAAAATACCAGCGAACATTGTTATCTGCTGGAATCGGCTCAGGCCAGTGACAAGTGGGGACGTTATACATTTTTGGGCTTTGAGCCGCGCATGGAAGTGACCTGCCTCAATGGGGAGTTCAAGGCTGACGGCAAGCTGGTGGCGGGAGCAGATCCCGCAGTAGAGATCCGCAGGATCATGGCAGGCTTCCGCAGCCCCCGGTTGGCGGAACTGCCACCCTTTACCGGCGGCCTGGTGGGGTATTTTGCTTTCGATTTCATCGGTTACAGCGAACCTAAGGCTAAAGTGGACGTAGAGGATACGGAAAACTTCCGGGACGTGGATCTGATGCTCTTTGACAAGGTCATTGCCTTCGATAATGTGCGGCAGAAAATCGTGCTGATGGTCAATATGTTCCTGAAAGATGGCGAGGCAGGTTATCAGCAGGCGGTGATGGAACTGTGCCGCATGGTGAAGCTCCTGCGCAATGGGACGAAAGGCGAGATTGTCAGCGGCAAACTGTTGGGGGAAGTGCAGCCGCTGTTCTCACAGCAGGAATTCTGCTCCATGGTGGAGAAGGCCAAGCATCATATCCATGAGGGCGATATTTTCCAGATCGTTCTTTCCAATCGCCTAGCAGCACCCTTCCAAGGCAGCCTGCTGAATACGTATCGGGTGCTCCGAACCATCAATCCTTCACCGTATATGTTCTATTTCTCCGGCCTCGATGTGGAGGTGGCCGGAGCTTCGCCGGAAACGCTGGTGAAGCTGGAAGATGGTATCCTGCATACCTTCCCGCTGGCAGGAACGCGTCCGCGTGGCAAGAATCCGGCTGAGGACAAAGCCCTGGAAGAGGAATTGCTGGCGGACGAAAAAGAATTGGCTGAACACAATATGCTCGTGGATTTAGGGCGCAACGACCTGGGCAAGATCAGTGAGTTCGGCTCTGTACAGGTGGAAAAGCTGCATTCCATTGAACGGTATTCCCATGTGATGCATATCGGCTCCACGGTGCGGGGCAAGATCCGTGCAGATAAGGACGCGCTGGATGCGATTGCGGCAGTGCTGCCGGCGGGGACGCTCTCTGGTGCACCGAAGATCCGTGCCTGCCAACTCATTGGTGAGTTGGAGGGCAATAAGCGGGGGATTTACGGCGGGGCCATCGGTTACATCGATTTTACCGGCAATATGGATACCTGCATCGCTATCCGCATTGCCTACAAGAAGAACGGTCAGGTCTTTGTGCGCAGCGGGGCCGGGATTGTGGCCGATTCCAATCCGGAGAAGGAATATCAGGAATGTATCAACAAGGCCAAAGCTGTGGTGCGTTCACTGGAATATGCGGAGGATGACGACTTATGATTTTGCTGGTAGATAATTACGATAGCTTTTCTTACAATCTATATCAGCTGATTGGCAGCATCAACCCGGATATCAAAGTGATCCGCAACGATGAGATGACTGTGGCTGAAATTGAGGCCCTGCAGCCGGACAGGATTATCCTGTCGCCGGGGCCGGGACGGCCGGAGGACGCAGGCAATATCATGGAGATTGCTGCCACGCTGGGGAAAACAATCCCTACGCTCGGGGTATGTCTGGGACATCAGGCCATCTGCGCGGCTTTCGGTGGCGTAGTGACTTATGCCAAGCAATTGATGCATGGCAAACAATCGGCCGTCCGATTTACCGAAGATTGTCCATTGTTTGCCGGCTGTCCGCAGGATATGCTGGTGGCCCGTTATCATTCTCTGGCAGCGGAAGCCGATAATTTGCCAGCATGTCTGAAGGTTACAGCAAAGACTGCTGATGGCGAAGTCATGGCGGTACAGCATCGGGATTATCCTATCTATGGGGTGCAGTTTCATCCGGAATCCATCATGACGCCTGCGGGCAAGACCATGTTGGAGAACTTCATCAATTTGTAAAAAAATACAAGGACAAACGGGAAATTTGTCAAAAAATTCCTTGCCAAAACCTACCGTGCTATGCTATTATGTATGTTAGATTGTGAAAACGGGCTAAAAGTATACCGTTTAGGCATAATTTACAATAATGGTGGTTGATGTATGGAAGTCATTTTAGCAGATTATCTTGGCTTTTGTTATGGCGTGAAAAGGGCCGTAAACATTGCACAAGAGAATGCTTCCCCAGATGGCACCGCTTCTACACTGGGACCTATCATTCATAATCCTCAGGTGGTCGATCGTCTCAAAGCCGAAGGCGTGGGTACCGTCGATCGATTGGAAGAGATGGAGAAAGGGACCGTGATCATCCGCTCTCATGGTGTGGGACCGGATATTTATGAGAAAGCGGAGCTTCGCGGTCTTGATTTAGTGGATGCAACGTGTCCCCATGTAAAAAAAGCGCAGTTGTCGGCTAAGCAATTGGCTGATGCGGGTTACACCGTGGTCATTGTCGGGGAGAAGCGTCACCCTGAAGTGCGCAGCATCTTCGAATGGTCCTATGGCAAGGCGACAATAATCGAGACAGAAGAAGAAGCAGATGCCTTGGATTCTTGTGCGAAGCTGGGGGTTGTTTGTCAGACAACCTTTTCCGGGGATAAATTCAAGAGTATCGTGACGCGTTTGTTGGAAAAATCCCGGGACATCCACATACAGCGGACCATTTGCACAGCGACAGACCAGCGCCAAAAGGCAGCGCTGGATTTGGCAGCCAAAGTTGATATGATGCTGGTGGTTGGCGGCAAGAACAGTGCTAATACCACACGGTTGGCTCAGATTTGTGCCGAAAAATGCTTAACTTACCATATCGAAACTGCAGCAGAATTGCAGGACGAGTGGTTTGATAAAATTGAAAAAATTGGTATTACAGCGGGCGCATCCACGCCTGACTGGATTATCAAGGAGGTATATAAAAAGTGTCAGAACAGATGAATATGGAAGAACTCTTAGCAGAGGCCGAAAACGCAATGCCGGATATCCAGGAACGTACCGTTGTTACGGGCGAGGTTATCCAGGTTTCCCGCGATGAGGCTTATGTTGATATCGGATACAAGCAGGAAATTGCTATTCCGAAGCGCGAGCTCGCTTACCCGGCTCCGGAATCCGCTGAGGATGTAGTAAAAGTTGGCGACAAGATCGATGTTTACATCGTTTCTCTGGGCGGCGACAACGGCGGTATCCTTTCCAAGGTCAAAGCTGACCGCATGGTTGCCTGGAAGGATATGGAAGCCATCATGGAACGCGGCGAAACGGTTCAGGCTACCATCAATCAGGTAGTCAAGGGCGGTCTCGTGGCTTCTGTTAACGGTCTCCGCGGCTTCATCCCGGCTTCCCAGATGGAACTGCATTTCGTAAAGGATCTGTCCGTTTATGCTGGTCAGACGGTTGAGTGTGAAATCATCGAAATCGATGTACATAAGCAGCGCCTCGTTCTTTCCCGTCGCAAGCTCCTCGAAGCTGTTCGCGCTGAGAAAGAAGACGAAGTATTCTCCACGCTGCAGCCGGATACGATCGTTCGTGGTACCGTTAAGCGTATCGTGGACTACGGTGCATTCATCGATATCGGCGGCGTAGATGGTCTGGCTCATATTTCCGACCTGGCTTGGAACCGCGTGAAGCATCCGTCTGATGTTCTGGAAGTTGGCCAGGAACTGGATGTATACGTGAAGAGCATCGATCAGGAAGCTAAGCGCATTTCCCTGTCCGTAAAAGACACCATGCGTGATCCCTGGCTTGACAATGCTGAAAAGTACGCTGAAGGCGACATCATCGAAGGCAAAATCATCAAACTGACGGACTTCGGTGCATTCATGGAAATCGAACCGGGCTTCGATGGCCTGATTCCGATGGGCGAGCTGGCTGAAAAGCGCATCGAACGTGCTGATGAAGCTGTTCATGTTGGCGATGAAGTCAAAGTTAAGGTTCTGCGCATCGACACGAAGCGTAAACGCATTTCGCTGTCCATCACGAAGGCTAACTAATTCGCCTTATTAGATAACAGAATACCTACAGGGGAGTGATGTTTTCCATCACTCCTTTGTTTTAGTGATGGATGATATAGGACTGAATGAAAGAGATATAGATATGAGTAAGGAATATGCTGGGATTATCTCCAGAGTAAATGAGGGGAGTCTGGCGGAAGAACTGGACCTTGTGCCCGGCGATAAGATCATCGCCATCAATGACCAGCCCCTGCGGGATATCATCGATGTGAGCTTTGCCATGGCCGATGAAGAGATTGACCTGACGATAGAGCATGCGGATGGCGAGCGGGAAATCATTTCCTTTGACAAGGATTTTGATGAAGAACTGGGCGTAGAATTTGAGTCCGCTGTATTTGACGGTATCCGTAATTGTGCCAATAACTGCTATTTCTGCTTCGTCAATATGATTGCCCCCAATATGCGGGGCAGCCTGTCCATCAAGGATGATGATTACCGCCTGTCCTTTCTCTATGGCAACTTCGTGACCATGACCAATATGGGGCCGGCGGATTTCAGGCGCATTGAGCAATTCCATCTGTCACCCCTCTATGTATCCGTGCAGTGCATGAATCCCGAACTGCGGGCAGAAATGCTGCGCTGCAAGGGAGCAGCCCGGATTGCTCAGCAGCTGGATAATCTGGAAAATGCCGGTGCGGATTACCATACCCAGATTGTGCTTTGTGCGGGCCTTAATGATGGGGAGGAATTGGAACGTTCCATCCGGGAAATCGCTGCCCGCCGCCCCCATGCTCTGTCCATGGCCATTGTGCCGGTGGGCATCACCAAATACCGCACCGATCCCTTCCCCCTCAAGCAATTTGATCGCGAAGGGGCGGCTAAGGTTATCGATATGGTGGAGACGTGGCAGAAGAAGTTCCAGCAGGAAGAGGGACGCACTTTTCTCTATCTGGGGGATGAGTTCTACTTCCTGGCTGGCCGGGAAGTGCCCCCCACGGATTTCTATGACGGTTTCCCTCAGCTCGATAATGGCATTGGCCTGACCCGCAGCTTTATCAATGACTGGGAATTGAAAAGTCAGGAATTTGACCAGTCAGCCGGCTATGATGAGCCCTTTATCATCGATGTGGTCACGGGGACGTCTGTTGCTCCGATGCTGGAGCAGCTGGCCAATTCCCTGAAAGTCAAAAATCTGCAGGTGCGTATCGTGCCGGTGGAAAATAAGCATTTTGGTTCTACCGTCAATGTTTCCGGCCTGCTGACGGCGAAGGACATCCTCGAAACATTGCAGGAAATGCCGGATGGGGATAAGCGGCAGGCTTTGATCATCCCGGAACCGGCCCTTAGAGCTGGGGAAGATATCTTCCTTGACGATATGACCTTGCAGGAATTTGCTGCCCATTTCCCAGATATCCGCGTGGAACCTGTGCAGGGGGGGGCGGATTTCTTCCGGGCACTCACGGACTGGTCAAATTACCATAAGAACCGCAGCAGTGAAACTGCCTATACTTGGCAGAGCAATGCAGGCTATACGAAGCCTGTAGATAATGAATAGAAAGAAGGTAAACAATGAGCAAACCTATCGTTGCCA
It includes:
- the rpsA gene encoding 30S ribosomal protein S1, which codes for MEELLAEAENAMPDIQERTVVTGEVIQVSRDEAYVDIGYKQEIAIPKRELAYPAPESAEDVVKVGDKIDVYIVSLGGDNGGILSKVKADRMVAWKDMEAIMERGETVQATINQVVKGGLVASVNGLRGFIPASQMELHFVKDLSVYAGQTVECEIIEIDVHKQRLVLSRRKLLEAVRAEKEDEVFSTLQPDTIVRGTVKRIVDYGAFIDIGGVDGLAHISDLAWNRVKHPSDVLEVGQELDVYVKSIDQEAKRISLSVKDTMRDPWLDNAEKYAEGDIIEGKIIKLTDFGAFMEIEPGFDGLIPMGELAEKRIERADEAVHVGDEVKVKVLRIDTKRKRISLSITKAN
- the ftsY gene encoding signal recognition particle-docking protein FtsY: MGFFDKLKKGLNKTRENLTNKIEKLVIGYADIDEDFLDELEETLIMADVGVQTTDKLMTAVRKGIKKKEINSPEDLKPFLQKEIAEILNAGEDTTRTAENGPTVMLVIGVNGAGKTTTIGKLASYYREQGKSVMLAAADTFRAAAIDQLEVWAQRSGAQLIKHEEGSDPAAVAYDAVKAAVARKIDMLIIDTAGRLQNKSNLMQELEKINRVIGREIKGAPHETLLVLDATTGQNAISQAELFTKAAPISGVVLTKLDGTAKGGVVIGIKSQLSMPVKWIGVGEGVEDLRPFVAEDFAKALFA
- a CDS encoding anthranilate synthase component II, coding for MILLVDNYDSFSYNLYQLIGSINPDIKVIRNDEMTVAEIEALQPDRIILSPGPGRPEDAGNIMEIAATLGKTIPTLGVCLGHQAICAAFGGVVTYAKQLMHGKQSAVRFTEDCPLFAGCPQDMLVARYHSLAAEADNLPACLKVTAKTADGEVMAVQHRDYPIYGVQFHPESIMTPAGKTMLENFINL
- the ispH gene encoding 4-hydroxy-3-methylbut-2-enyl diphosphate reductase → MEVILADYLGFCYGVKRAVNIAQENASPDGTASTLGPIIHNPQVVDRLKAEGVGTVDRLEEMEKGTVIIRSHGVGPDIYEKAELRGLDLVDATCPHVKKAQLSAKQLADAGYTVVIVGEKRHPEVRSIFEWSYGKATIIETEEEADALDSCAKLGVVCQTTFSGDKFKSIVTRLLEKSRDIHIQRTICTATDQRQKAALDLAAKVDMMLVVGGKNSANTTRLAQICAEKCLTYHIETAAELQDEWFDKIEKIGITAGASTPDWIIKEVYKKCQNR
- a CDS encoding aminotransferase class I/II-fold pyridoxal phosphate-dependent enzyme, encoding MNWEQRLSPAVNAIAPSGIRKFFDIAAQMDDVISLGVGEPDFVTPWSIRESCVYGLEQGYTSYTANRGMPELRQEIVNLYQRRYNTEYDANTDVLVTVGVSEALDIAMRAILAPGDEVLIPEPCYVSYQACTILAGGVPVAVPAKIENEFRITPEELEQHVTDKTKVLLIGYPNNPTGAIMTRKDLEAVADFAEKHDLIVISDEIYGDLTYGGEEHVCFSSLPRMKDRTILLNGFSKAYAMTGWRIGYALGNPEVIAAMTKIHQYTMLCAPITAQVAAVEALRHGEKYMKKMVAEYDRRRRLIYDGLTKMGLECFEPKGAFYIFPSIKSTGYTSDEFAEKLLTAEHVALVPGSAFGQCGEGHVRCSYATAIDKISEALNRIENFLKNHRK
- a CDS encoding DUF512 domain-containing protein — encoded protein: MSKEYAGIISRVNEGSLAEELDLVPGDKIIAINDQPLRDIIDVSFAMADEEIDLTIEHADGEREIISFDKDFDEELGVEFESAVFDGIRNCANNCYFCFVNMIAPNMRGSLSIKDDDYRLSFLYGNFVTMTNMGPADFRRIEQFHLSPLYVSVQCMNPELRAEMLRCKGAARIAQQLDNLENAGADYHTQIVLCAGLNDGEELERSIREIAARRPHALSMAIVPVGITKYRTDPFPLKQFDREGAAKVIDMVETWQKKFQQEEGRTFLYLGDEFYFLAGREVPPTDFYDGFPQLDNGIGLTRSFINDWELKSQEFDQSAGYDEPFIIDVVTGTSVAPMLEQLANSLKVKNLQVRIVPVENKHFGSTVNVSGLLTAKDILETLQEMPDGDKRQALIIPEPALRAGEDIFLDDMTLQEFAAHFPDIRVEPVQGGADFFRALTDWSNYHKNRSSETAYTWQSNAGYTKPVDNE
- a CDS encoding anthranilate synthase component I family protein produces the protein MKFFPAFSDIEKLKLTGQFDIAPVSCEILADFITPMEALRILKNTSEHCYLLESAQASDKWGRYTFLGFEPRMEVTCLNGEFKADGKLVAGADPAVEIRRIMAGFRSPRLAELPPFTGGLVGYFAFDFIGYSEPKAKVDVEDTENFRDVDLMLFDKVIAFDNVRQKIVLMVNMFLKDGEAGYQQAVMELCRMVKLLRNGTKGEIVSGKLLGEVQPLFSQQEFCSMVEKAKHHIHEGDIFQIVLSNRLAAPFQGSLLNTYRVLRTINPSPYMFYFSGLDVEVAGASPETLVKLEDGILHTFPLAGTRPRGKNPAEDKALEEELLADEKELAEHNMLVDLGRNDLGKISEFGSVQVEKLHSIERYSHVMHIGSTVRGKIRADKDALDAIAAVLPAGTLSGAPKIRACQLIGELEGNKRGIYGGAIGYIDFTGNMDTCIAIRIAYKKNGQVFVRSGAGIVADSNPEKEYQECINKAKAVVRSLEYAEDDDL
- a CDS encoding Lrp/AsnC family transcriptional regulator, whose amino-acid sequence is MRELLELLEHDARRPVGELASMLKRSEYEVEKNIKDLEKNKIILSYNTLINWEKFGDDTVTAIIEINLTPQREVGFDAIAERIYRFDEVRTVYLMSGSFDLLVIIEGKSLNDVANFVATRLATIEGVTATRSHFMLKPYKKDGVIINDEERDRRLVVSP